In Lampris incognitus isolate fLamInc1 chromosome 20, fLamInc1.hap2, whole genome shotgun sequence, one genomic interval encodes:
- the rab1ba gene encoding zRAB1B, member RAS oncogene family a, translated as MNPEYDYLFKLLLIGDSGVGKSCLLLRFADDTYTESYISTIGVDFKIRTIELDGKTIKLQIWDTAGQERFRTITSSYYRGAHGIIVVYDVTDQESYNNVKQWLQEIDRYASENVNKLLVGNKCDLTTKKVVDYTTAKEFADSLAIPFLETSAKNATNVEQAFMTMAAEIKKRMGPGATAGGDKPNLKIESTPVRQSGGGCC; from the exons ATGAATCCTGAATA TGACTATCTCTTCAAGCTCCTGCTCATCGGAGACTCCGGTGTGGGGAAGTCCTGTCTTCTGCTTCGGTTTGCT GATGACACGTACACAGAAAGCTACATCAGCACCATTGGAGTGGACTTTAAGATCCGCACCATTGAGCTAGATGGCAAGACCATCAAACTGCAAATT TGGGACACTGCGGGTCAAGAGAGGTTTCGCACTATTACCTCCAGTTACTACCGTGGAGCCCATGGCATCATTGTTGTGTATGATGTCACAGATCAG GAGTCCTACAACAACGTGAAACAGTGGCTTCAAGAAATCGACCGCTACGCTAGTGAAAACGTCAACAAGCTTCTGGTGGGCAACAAATGTGACCTCACCACCAAGAAAGTCGTCGACTACACAACAGCCAAG GAGTTTGCCGACTCCTTGGCCATCCCCTTCCTGGAGACCAGCGCCAAGAACGCCACCAACGTGGAGCAGGCTTTCATGACCATGGCGGCCGAGATCAAGAAACGCATGGGTCCTGGGGCCACGGCTGGTGGGGACAAACCCAACCTGAAAATCGAGAGCACCCCTGTCAGGCAGTCTGGAGGGGGTTGCTGTTAA